In one Epinephelus lanceolatus isolate andai-2023 chromosome 19, ASM4190304v1, whole genome shotgun sequence genomic region, the following are encoded:
- the ciz1a gene encoding cdkn1a interacting zinc finger protein 1a: MFNPHIHQQQQQQQQQFHQHLRQLQQLFQQQPPPPPPPQPPPGHHVPHHHHQAQRPIPVAPQTAPPPRMVRMCQATQTTIIAPNPMLQGALLMQQMQGNMRNFGMGGQQFRQFFGSRSSLLGPVPMGMAIKSPMMGFPAARPFHPHARYYNNNNNNTPTTASSSSSSSSISTADTAVRQSDRKRDSEQMASGSTDDQPAASSTNEATDKTETDSAGGGVDEPTQPSEEPLDEPAMKKQRTEGPEESKEQSVVETVTIAETDGDILSSECYSNAEDSQPDDCILLEEGGFTVGSDVAEGLEESRVAEVHACLSAPSPSRITADDQQGDLLSEEMPQGKDAPLASPDNQEEEEEGVAEGANKFYCYLCSITCHNQQNFKSHMNSVSHQQRMMEIQHMSNACLVTLLPRVHESLMEANKDGEKKADVKHWCATCQIHYTSSIMDHRRTEEHKLASRTAISSCTVCKKHFRTSQIFVEHLQSQEHRQKLEKLQENEGCEALGKLTAMDADGFSLEEVEGGEVEEVEERQRNEQDDWPFPKEVTLKDMASDEQYDPDTVYGSSFFVPVAGFICRLCNKFYHFESSALHTHCKSLKHFENLKRYRELLSQKSGVVESSRESPLAAGSPRPITETPTDCLDENSLPDETVVTDINSTQPLITLTRLNTQTNEQQQKEQAEPDPTSRDSISASATSKEEETTSQVPVVQESPAELPAVNTEEPDSEPAAAAAVADANEEEEEEEEAPAVTGKRNGTGKAKTTSKRRSGRATNRR; the protein is encoded by the exons ATGTTCAATCCACACatccatcagcagcagcagcagcaacagcaacagtttCACCAGCACCTGAGGCAGCTACAGCAACTTTTCCAGCAGCAGCCTCCGCCTCCCCCTCCGCCGCAGCCGCCACCTGGGCACCATGTCCCCCACCATCACCATCAGGCACAGCG ACCCATTCCTGTCGCTCCCCAGACAGCCCCTCCTCCCAGGATGGTTAGGATGTGCCAAGCGACCCAGACGACCATCATTGCCCCCAATCCCATGCTGCAGGGGGCCCTGCTGATGCAGCAGATGCAGG GTAACATGCGGAACTTTGGGATGGGTGGACAGCAGTTCCGTCAATTCTTCGGGTCCAGGTCGTCTCTGCTCGGACCAGTTCCCATGGGCATGGCTATCAAGTCCCCCATGATGGGTTTCCCAGCTGCTCGTCCGTTCCACCCTCACGCTCGctactacaacaacaacaacaacaacaccccCACCACagcctcttcctcatcctcttcctcctccatcagTACCGCA GATACTGCAGTTCGCCAgtcagacaggaagagagacagcGAGCAGATGGCATCAGGGAGCACAGACGACCAACCAGCAGCTAGCAGTACCAATGAAGCCACTGACAAGACTGAAACAG ATAGTGCCGGGGGAGGAGTGGATGAACCCACACAGCCTTCCGAGGAACCACTTGATGAACCTGCAATGAAGAagcagaggacagaggg GCCAGAAGAGTCCAAAGAACAGAGTGTTGTTGAGACTGTCACCATTGCAGAGACAGATGGGGACATTCTGTCCTCAGAGTGTTACAGCAACGCAGAGGACAGTCAGCCTGACG actGCATCCTTCTGGAGGAAGGAGGCTTTACGGTGGGATCAGATGTCGCTGAAGGGCTGGAGGAGAGCAGAGTTGCTGAG GTACACGCCTGTTTGTCAGCCCCGTCCCCATCAAGGATAACTGCAGATGACCAGCAGGGTGATTTACTCTCAGAGGAGATGCCACAGGGCAAAGATGCCCCTTTGGCTTCACCAGACAaccaggaggaagaagaagagggtgtAGCAGAGGGCGCCAACAAGTTCTACTGCTACCTCTGCAGCATTACCTGCCACAACCAGCAA aactTCAAGAGTCATATGAACAGTGTTTCCCACCAGCAGAGGATGATGGAGATCCAACACATGAGCAACGCTTGCCTGGTCACCCTGCTGCCACGAGTGCACGAGTCTCTAATGGAGGCAAACAAAGACGG agagaagaaagcAGACGTGAAGCACTGGTGTGCCACCTGTCAAATCCACTACACCAGTAGCATCATGGACCATCGTCGCACCGAGGAGCACAAA CTCGCCAGCAGAACAGCCATCTCCTCCTGCACGGTCTGCAAGAAACACTTCAGGACCTCACAGATTTTTGTAGAGCACTTACAGTCCCAGGAGCACAGACAGAAACTGGAGAAG CTCCAGGAAAATGAGGGCTGTGAGGCCTTAGGCAAGCTAACTGCCATGGACGCGGATGGCTTTTCGTTGGAAGAGGTGGAGGGCGGCGAGGTGGAGGAGGTAGAGGAAAGACAGAGGAATGAGCAG GATGACTGGCCCTTCCCTAAGGAAGTGACTCTAAAGGACATGGCCAGTGATGAGCAGTATGACCCTGACACGGTCTACG GGTCCAGTTTTTTTGTTCCAGTAGCAGGTTTTATCTGCAGACTCTGCaacaagttttaccactttgaATCTTCTGCCCTTCACACCCACTGCAAATCACTGAAGCACTTTGAGAACCTCAAG AGGTACAGAGAGCTGCTGAGTCAAAAGAGTGGAGTTGTTGAATcttccagagagtctcctcTAGCTGCAGGCAGCCCCAGGCCCATAACTGAAACCCCAACAGACTGTTTGGATGAAAATTCCCTCCCCGATGAAACAGTAGTGACGGACATAAACTCCACACAGCCTCTCATTACACTCACCCGACTGAACACGCAGACAAATGAACAGCAACAGAAGGAGCAAGCAGAGCCTGACCCAACCTCACGGGACTCCATCAGCGCCTCAGCAACCAGCAAGGAGGAAGAGACTACATCCCAGGTACCCGTGGTTCAGGAGAGTCCAGCCGAGCTACCTGCTGTTAACACAGAGGAGCCAGACTCAGagccagcagctgctgctgctgttgcggATGctaatgaagaagaagaggaggaggaggaagctcCCGCTGTCACAGGGAAAAGAAACGGCACAGGGAAGGCAAAAACCACATCTAAACGCAGGTCGGGAAGGGCCACAAACAGACGCTGA